GGTTTCCGAGGCGCTGCATGATGCGTTGTCGTTCCTGACCGGTGATCGGTGGCGTATCGATTTCGTTCGGCGAACAAAACACTTTGTGCCCGAGCGGCAGCAGCGCTTCGACCTCCCGCGTTCCTGTGTCGTGATGCCGTTCAGCGACGGTCTCGACTCGTACCTGATGGCGGGCCTGCTTCAGCGGGAGCATGGTGACGCGTTGGTCCGGGTCCGACTCGGAGCAAAGGCTTCCCGAGGGAAACGAGCCCGAACCTCACCGCCTCGCGCCTTCGCCTCGATGCCGTGGCGGGTGTCGTGCGGCAGGTCTGGATCGGTTGAAACGAGTGCCCGGTCACGCGGGTTCCGATTCGCACTGCTCAGCGGCATCGCCGCGTTTCTCTGCAAGAGCCGAAGAATCGTTCTGCCGGAGAGCGGCCAGGGCGCCCTGGGGCCGTCGCTGATTCCGGTTGGCCAAGCTCATGCAGACGTCCGGAATCACCCGCTGTTTATGACCAGGATGGAGCGTCTCGTACGGGCGTTGTTCGGTCACGAGGTTCACTACGAGTTTCCGCAGCTCTGGCGAACGAAGGGTCAGACCCTGGCGGCGTTCATCGAGTCGCGCCCCGACGATGCGGACTGGCTGGGCACGCGCTCATGCTGGCAAGGTGCACGACAGGTGTCGGTCTCCGGCAGTCTCCGCCAATGCGGGATCTGCGCTGCATGCCTACTCCGACGCATGAGCGTACACGCAGCAGGGGGACGCGAGGATCCGGCAATCTACGTGTGGGAACGCCTGGGCGCCACTCGTTTCGAGGACGGCGCCGCCGAGGCATTTACGAATCGAAGGCCCAAGGGGGCGCTTCACGAGTACGCGATTGCTGGCGTCCTGCATCTCGACCATCTGGCCAACCTGCATCGGGCACCGGCAGGCGCGGCCGTCATCGCGAGGCAGGCCTTCCTCCTGAGCAGGCCGCTCGGCCTGGACGAGCAGCAAACGAAGAAGAGGCTCACGGACATGCTCTGGCAACATGAGGACGAATGGTGCGGCTTCGTCGATTCGTTGGGGCCGCGTTCGTTCGTCGCGCAGTGGACTGCGCAAGGACAGTGACATGGCGCCGGACAGTATCGATGCGATCGACGTCGGCGCCCGCCTGCGGGGGGCGCGTGAAGCGGCGGGGCTGACGCAGACCGACGCCGCGGCCGACCTCCGCGTCGCGCGGACGACCTTGGTCGCCATGGAGCAGGGCCGCCGCCGCGTGCGGACCGAGGAGCTCCAACATCTGGCGCGTCTCTACGGCACGTCGGTCAATGCCGTACTGCGTCGCGAAGCGGTGCACGTCGATCTCGTGCCGCGTTTTCGCAAGCTCTCGAGCGCCAACGACGAGTCGGCGGAGCGGGCGGCACGCCTGTTGACGGACCTCGTGCGCGCCGAAGTCGAGCTCGAGAACCTGCTCGGCGTCACGCGCACGCGGAACTATCCGCCGGCGAGACCGTTGCTGCCCGGCGACGTGCGCCTGCAGGCCGAGAACGACGCCACCGAACTCCGGCACTGGCTCGGATTGGGGCTGGCCCCGGTCCGCGACGTCATGAGCCTCCTGGAACTCGACCTCGGCGTGCGCCTCTACGTCCGGCCTCTCGACAGCCGGGTGTCCGGGCTGTTCGCATACGACGACGGCGTGGGCGCGTGCATCCTGCTGAACGCCAAGCATCCGCGGGAACGGCAGGCCCAGACCGGCGTTCACGAACTCGGACACCTGACGTCCCGGCGGCAGACGCCGGACGTTTGTCGTTTCGACCGGCAGGACGATTCGCGCGAGGAACGCTACGCCAACGCGTTCGGGCGCGGATTCCTGACGCCCGCGCGAACCGTGACGGCCAAGTTCCAGGACCTGACCGCGGGCGCACCCCGCTTCACGCGACGCCACGTCATCCTGCTGGCGCACGCGTTCGGGGTGTCACGTGAGGCGATAGTCCGCCGCCTGGAGGAACTCTACCTCGTCAAGCGGGGTACCTGGGACTGGTTCGAGGCCAATGGCGGCATCACCGACGGGCAAGCGCGTGAAGTTCTCGGTGAATCGGCGGCCCAGGGCAACCGCGACGCCGGGCGGCCCGTGACCTTTCGCCTCGGACTGCTCGCCGCCGAGGCTCACCGGCAGGAGCTGCTGAGCGAAGGGCAGCTCGCGCGGTTGCTCCGCCTAGATCGCGTCGAGTTGCGCGAGGTGCTGGACGCCGCGAACGTTGACGGAAACGACACGGATGACCTTCCAAAGCTGCCTGGATAATCGCACGGCCCCAGTCGTCGCCGATACGAGCGTCGTCATCAACCTGAACGCTACCGGTTGCGCGGAAACGATACTGCGCGCCCTGCCCAACCGCTGTGTCGTCGTGGAGCAGGTCTCGCTGGAGCTTCAAGTCGGTCGCCGGACCGGCCGCCCGGATGCTGACGCCCTTGCGGTGCTGATCCGCGAGAGCCTCATCGAGCATGCCCAACTCGAAGACGTGGGTCTGGTCCATTTCACCGACCTCGTCACCGGATCTGCAGCCGAGACCCTCGATGACGGCGAAGCAGCAACCATCGCCTGCGCCATCGAACGGGGCGCTGTCGCCCTCGTCGACGAGCGCAAAGCCAATCGGATCTGCACGGAACGCTTCCCAGGCCTCGGCATCGGGTGTACGGTAGACGTGCTCGCTCAGCGACACGTTCGGGGCGCGCTCGGCGGCGGTCTCGCCGATGCCGTGTTCAGCGCTCTGGATCGTGGTCGCATGCGGGTGCCCGACCACCATGGGCAGTGGGTCCTGGGTCTCATCGGCAAGGAACGGGCTGCAGGATGCCGTTCACTGCCGAAGCGGTTTCGTGTGAACAGTCCGCCGAATCCAAAATGATCTACCGTCCGCACGAAGAGTTGTACCTGAAGGCCTTACGTCGTCGGAGCCAGAGAGCCGCTCCGGGCTTGGAACACCACCTTTCCGTCGTTCGCCTTCAGAACGTCCAGCAACCGGGTTGACCGCGGTTTCTCTCTGCAAGCGAGAGAGGCACAAACGGGGACTCCAGCTACAATGACTTCCTGAAAGTGGATGCGATTGACCAGCAGAGAGGATTGAGGAGCAAAGACACATGTCAACGAGGGACGCCGTCCGGAGGGTGCAACGTCACCGAGAAGCCAAAGAGCACTTGGCTGAGATCTACAACAGACGGGAGAGGGTCATCGTGATCCACTATTCGTGCGAGAGTTTCTACGACCGTCGGGTAGAAACCTCGCCGAGAATTACATCTATAGCAGTCCGCAACCTGGCGACCGCCCAAACAGAGTCTTTCTCGATTCATCAACTTGCTGAACGCGAGGGGAAACTCTATGACATGAAGGCCCACTACGACGAACTTGAGAGAACGAGATACTGAAGGAGTTCTTCGAGTACGCGAAGGGCCGTCTCGACTATACTTGGCTACATTGGAACATGCGCGACAGCAACTATGGGTTTGCCGCGCTGGAGCATCGGTTCCAAGTGCACGGTGGACAACCTGCCGAAATCCCGGACGTGTGCCGGCGCGATCTGTCGCGGTTGCTGTTGGAACTCTACGGTGTCAACTATATCGGCCATCCACGACTTGAGAGCCTTGTCAGGAAGAACGACATTACTGACCGTGATTTTCTTAACGGCGAAAGCGAGGCGAAGGCATTCATAGACGGTCGGTACGTGGACCTGCATCGCTCGACGCTCCGCAAGGTCGACATCATATCTGATATAGCCAATCGGGCGGCAGACGGTACGCTCAAGACCGACGCGAGTCCGACTGAAGTCTGCGGCAGCTATCTTGCATTCGCCGTAGCGAAGGCCAAGGAGCACTGGGTGATCTCGCTGCTAGGCATTCTCGGGGCAATCGCGAGTGTCGTGAGTTTTTTTCGGTAGTCCTGCGGAACATGTTCAAGCATCATTCGGATTTGCGAGCACGCCGCCGAAGGCGCCGTCAAGCACGGCCTGATGTAGTGCCGCTGTGCGAGTCTTGGTCCCAGCTATTTCGGCAACCATGGCCCGTTCGCTGTGAAACACCTTTTCAACCATATTCCTTATGCGAACCTGTTCCGCCAAAGGCGGCACCTGCAACACACATGCCGCCACATCCACTTGGTTGACCTTGTATATTCCCGCCGTTGTCTTGGCCTTGCGTTCAATCTGATCACGAGTATCCCGAGAATTCCACAGCGCCACAAAGAACCGCCGATCTATTCTGTCGCAAAGACGCACGCGAATCAAGGTGTCGGGAAACGCAACGAAATCAGGATGGTCGGACACAATTGCTCCCAGTCCGACCAAATGGATGGAACCGTTTCCACGCGACACAAGAATGTCGTTCTGACGAACAAGAAATGGCTCGGCTTCCGACGCACTCCAAGCACCAATCTTGAACTCGCTTAGATCTACGAGGCCGTTCCGTAGCGATGTCAACCGAAGGACCGGAATGCCGTGTTCCGCAGTCTTGACCGACCGCCCATTCACGAGCCGTTCGGACAGGATCTGATCGACCGTTGCCCAGCACCACCCTTCCGCGAGCGATGGCAGCGTGGCAGTGTCCGGTTCGGCCGGCTCCTTGTACCTCGCCTTCCATTTGTCGGTTGTCGGCACCTTCCCCGCCGCCTTCATCCTCGCCAGCTCGCCGTCCTCCCACCGCCGACGTCGTTCAGCAAGAATCCGCTCCAGGAGGACGGAAGCAGGCTCGTAGTCGCGACCTTCAGCGCGGGCGAGTTCGGCCTCGGTCGGCACGAGTCGCCCCTCGACGGCGGCCTTCAAGATCGACGCGCGGTACCGCTTCAGGTTCCGCCGCACTCGCTCCAGCGTTGCGGTGACGTCATCGAGACGCGTAAAGTACGAGTCGATGGTCTCGGCGAGTCGCTTCTGATCGTGTGGTGGAGGAACGGGCAGCGTCTGCGCTTCGAGGAATTGCTCCGGGACGCGCAACTGGCCGGCCGTGCCCTTCATCTTCGATCGCGCGGCAGCGCGAAAGTCGTCCCGGAGCAGGTAGTACGCCAACAGGTCGGGCCGAATGGCGGCGGACGGGCGGAGCACGTGGAACTCCGTGGAGCCGGCGCCGACGCCGTTGTGGAGACCCTTGCTACCGCCAGCTTGCCGTTCTCCATGCAGGGCGTGATCTTCGCGAAGAGGACGTCACCTTCCTGGAATCGCTTGTAGCCCTTCCTGACCTCACGCCACGGCCGGGTTTCACTCGTGTCGATGCCCTCCGCCATCACCTGGACAGCGGCCATCGGAACGAACGAAACGGGAGTGTCGTCGTCGGGCGGGACCTCCGGGTTGGGAGGGTTGATCTCCACGACTTCGGACAGTCGCGCTTCGGTCCAGCCCGGCGGCAGGCGCTTCCTGCTCACGCCGCCAGTACCCCGTTCAGCTC
This DNA window, taken from Acidobacteriota bacterium, encodes the following:
- a CDS encoding ATPase; protein product: MTSLVPERRVDVVEEGRSAGRSRIRCGIDEHLQFDTEGIETYCLAGWNATVYDAFVVGAAVQFCDHTTRRPSAGWRRDIALRVPVHDPHHWRSTAVSEALHDALSFLTGDRWRIDFVRRTKHFVPERQQRFDLPRSCVVMPFSDGLDSYLMAGLLQREHGDALVRVRLGAKASRGKRARTSPPRAFASMPWRVSCGRSGSVETSARSRGFRFALLSGIAAFLCKSRRIVLPESGQGALGPSLIPVGQAHADVRNHPLFMTRMERLVRALFGHEVHYEFPQLWRTKGQTLAAFIESRPDDADWLGTRSCWQGARQVSVSGSLRQCGICAACLLRRMSVHAAGGREDPAIYVWERLGATRFEDGAAEAFTNRRPKGALHEYAIAGVLHLDHLANLHRAPAGAAVIARQAFLLSRPLGLDEQQTKKRLTDMLWQHEDEWCGFVDSLGPRSFVAQWTAQGQ
- a CDS encoding ImmA/IrrE family metallo-endopeptidase, with the protein product MAPDSIDAIDVGARLRGAREAAGLTQTDAAADLRVARTTLVAMEQGRRRVRTEELQHLARLYGTSVNAVLRREAVHVDLVPRFRKLSSANDESAERAARLLTDLVRAEVELENLLGVTRTRNYPPARPLLPGDVRLQAENDATELRHWLGLGLAPVRDVMSLLELDLGVRLYVRPLDSRVSGLFAYDDGVGACILLNAKHPRERQAQTGVHELGHLTSRRQTPDVCRFDRQDDSREERYANAFGRGFLTPARTVTAKFQDLTAGAPRFTRRHVILLAHAFGVSREAIVRRLEELYLVKRGTWDWFEANGGITDGQAREVLGESAAQGNRDAGRPVTFRLGLLAAEAHRQELLSEGQLARLLRLDRVELREVLDAANVDGNDTDDLPKLPG